The Patagioenas fasciata isolate bPatFas1 chromosome 3, bPatFas1.hap1, whole genome shotgun sequence genome contains a region encoding:
- the ENPP5 gene encoding ectonucleotide pyrophosphatase/phosphodiesterase family member 5: MSPQKRGKIPSQIAMNCYWRVLAIFLLFLPRALSLQPAQPRVLLVSFDGFRWDYIYRVSTPNFHYAMENGVHVKQVTNVFITKTYPNHYTMVTGLYAESHGIVANEMYDPILNETFSMSRMDIYNSKFWEEASPIWVTNQREGHKTGAAMWPGTDVKIHGVFPTYYMPYSESVSFEDRVAKLIDWFTSEEPINFGLLYWEQPDEMGHILGPENPLMGPVISDVDQKLGYLMSELKKAKLWDAINVIITSDHGMSQSSSARLIELDQYVNRELYKVIDHSPVVAILPKEGKLDEVYEALKHAHPNMTVYKKEQIPERLHYKHNSKIQPILAVADKGWEIIQNKSDGFQPGNHGYDNIIPEMHPIFLAVGPAFRKNATKEAMNATDLYPLLCHLLGINALPNNGSFNAVKDLLAEEVPVAFGTDTYATVIGVFLGVFLVTVFIAVFVKHLILTQTNTMQMQHTEAARPLLQDS; this comes from the exons ATGTCGCctcagaagaggggaaaaataccTTCCCAAATAGCCATGAACTGTTATTGGAGAGTCCTGGCAATTTTCCTATTATTTCTCCCAAGGGCACTGTCTCTCCAGCCGGCCCAGCCCAGAGTGCTGCTGGTGTCTTTTGATGGATTTCGATGGGATTACATCTACAGAGTCTCAACTCCCAATTTTCACTATGCCATGGAGAACGGTGTGCACGTCAAACAGGTCACTAATGTGTTTATAACGAAAACGTATCCTAATCATTACACAATGGTGACCGGTCTCTATGCAGAAAGCCACGGTATCGTTGCTAATGAGATGTATGATCCTATCCTGAATGAAACTTTCTCGATGAGCAGAATGGATATCTATAACTCCAAGTTCTGGGAGGAAGCCAGCCCGATATGGGTAACGAACCAGAGGGAAGGACATAAAACCGGAGCAGCTATGTGGCCTGGAACAGATGTGAAGATACATGGAGTCTTTCCTACATATTATATGCCCTACAGTGAATCTGTTTCGTTTGAAGATAGAGTTGCTAAGCTTATTGACTGGTTTACATCGGAGGAACCCATAAACTTTGGTCTCCTATATTGGGAACAGCCTGATGAGATGGGCCATATTCTGGGCCCAGAAAACCCCCTTATGGGACCAGTAATTAGTGATGTTGACCAAAAGCTTGGATATCTTATGTCTGAACTGAAGAAAGCGAAGCTGTGGGATGCGATAAATGTCATAATCACAAGTGATCACGGAATGTCGCAGTCCTCCTCGGCGAGGCTCATTGAGCTGGATCAGTATGTGAACAGAGAGCTCTACAAAGTCATTGACCATTCTCCCGTGGTTGCCATTTTGCCAAAAGAAG gcaAACTGGATGAAGTGTATGAAGCCCTGAAGCACGCTCATCCCAACATGACCGTGTATAAAAAGGAGCAGATTCCAGAGAGATTACATTACAAACACAACAGTAAAATTCAGCCAATCTTAGCAGTGGCTGATAAAGGATGGGAAATCATACAAAATAAGTCTGATGGTTTTCAGC cTGGTAATCACGGATATGACAACATCATACCAGAAATGCATCCCATTTTCTTGGCCGTTGGGCCTGCTTTCAGAAAGAATGCCACCAAAGAAGCCATGAATGCCACAGACTTGTACCCCTTATTGTGCCATCTACTTGGTATTAACGCGCTGCCAAACAATGGTTCATTCAACGCTGTGAAAGATTTACTTGCTGAGGAAGTTCCTGTAGCCTTTGGAACAGACACCTACGCTACTGTTATAGGAGTTTTTCTGGGCGTCTTTCTTGTTACGGTTTTTATCGCTGTTTTTGTTAAGCATTTAATCCTCACCCAAACAAATACCATGCAAATGCAACATACTGAAGCTGCCCGGCCACTGTTGCAGGATTCATAA
- the ENPP4 gene encoding bis(5'-adenosyl)-triphosphatase ENPP4 isoform X2, with amino-acid sequence MNLMLLLLFSGIVACCAHSTGDSTSRLLLVSFDGFRADYLETYKLPHLQEFIEDGVLVKEVMNAFITKTFPNHYTIVTGLYEESHGIVANDMYDVGTKKKFSQFNDSDPFWWNEAVPIWVTNQQQGNGASAAAMWPGTDVKINNTTPQFFMKYNFSVTFEERVEKIVAWLNSSNPVVNFATLYWEEPDASGHNYGPDDTENMRKVLEEVDNHIGFLTDKLKALGLWDTINIIITSDHGMASCSPKKLIILDKCIGRNNYTLIDRSPVAAVLPRQNEKYVYNLLKKCDDHLKVYLKEEIPERFHYRHNKRIQPILLVADEGWTIVQNESLSKRDHGYDNALPSMHPFLAARGPAFHRGYKHSTINNVDIYPMMCHILGLTPRPHNGTFSNTKCLLADQWCINLPEAIGIVIGAFLILTTLTCIIITSKNRIVSPRPFSRLQLQYDDDDSLIG; translated from the exons ATGAACTTGATGTTGTTATTACTTTTTTCTGGAATAGTCGCTTGTTGTGCTCACTCTACTGGTGATTCGACATCCAGGTTGCTCCTCGTGTCCTTTGATGGCTTCAGGGCTGATTACTTGGAAACCTATaaacttcctcatcttcaggaGTTCATTGAGGATGGTGTGCTCGTAAAAGAAGTTATGAATGCGTTTATCACCAAGACGTTCCCAAACCATTACACCATAGTGACAGGTTTATATGAAGAAAGCCATGGCATTGTGGCTAATGACATGTACGACGTGGGTACCAAGAAAAAGTTTTCCCAGTTCAATGATTCAGATCCCTTCTGGTGGAATGAAGCGGTTCCGATTTGGGTAACAAATCAACAGCAGGGAAATGGAGCAAGTGCTGCTGCAATGTGGCCTGGTACTGATGTGAAAATTAACAATACAACCCCTCAGTTCTTTATGAAGTATAACTTTTCAGTAACGTTTGAGGAGAGAGTGGAAAAAATTGTTGCGTGGCTGAACAGCTCTAATCCAGTGGTCAATTTTGCTACGTTATACTGGGAAGAACCAGATGCAAGTGGGCACAACTATGGACCAGATGACACTGAAAACATGCGCAAAGTATTAGAAGAAGTGGATAATCATATTGGTTTCCTTACTGATAAATTGAAGGCATTAGGTTTGTGGGACACTATTAATATCATCATAACAAGTGATCATGGAATGGCCTcctgttctccaaagaagctgattaTCCTGGACAAATGCATTGGTCGCAACAACTACACTCTGATAGACAGGAGTCCAGTTGCTGCAGTGCTGCCAAGGCAGA atGAAAAATATGTGTATAACTTACTGAAAAAATGTGACGATCATTTGAAAGTGTATCTTAAAGAAGAAATTCCAGAGAGATTTCATTATCGTCATAATAAGAGAATTCAACCCATCCTTCTGGTTGCGGACGAAGGCTGGACAATTGTACAAAATGAGTCACTTTCAAaac GTGACCATGGCTATGACAACGCTCTCCCAAGCATGCATCCCTTCCTGGCCGCCCGCGGGCCTGCTTTCCATCGGGGTTACAAGCACAGCACGATAAACAACGTTGACATTTATCCCATGATGTGCCACATCCTGGGACTGACACCACGGCCCCACAATGGCACTTTCAGTAACACCAAGTGCTTGCTCGCTGACCAGTGGTGCATAAATCTTCCAGAAGCTATCGGGATAGTTATTGGGGCTTTTCTGATATTGACCACTTTAACCTGTATTATAATAACCTCAAAGAATAGAATAGTTTCCCCAAGACCATTTTCCAGGCTTCAGTTACAATACGATGATGATGATTCTTTAATCGGATAG
- the ENPP4 gene encoding bis(5'-adenosyl)-triphosphatase ENPP4 isoform X1, with protein MNLMLLLLFSGIVACCAHSTGDSTSRLLLVSFDGFRADYLETYKLPHLQEFIEDGVLVKEVMNAFITKTFPNHYTIVTGLYEESHGIVANDMYDVGTKKKFSQFNDSDPFWWNEAVPIWVTNQQQGNGASAAAMWPGTDVKINNTTPQFFMKYNFSVTFEERVEKIVAWLNSSNPVVNFATLYWEEPDASGHNYGPDDTENMRKVLEEVDNHIGFLTDKLKALGLWDTINIIITSDHGMASCSPKKLIILDKCIGRNNYTLIDRSPVAAVLPRQNEKYVYNLLKKCDDHLKVYLKEEIPERFHYRHNKRIQPILLVADEGWTIVQNESLSKLGDHGYDNALPSMHPFLAARGPAFHRGYKHSTINNVDIYPMMCHILGLTPRPHNGTFSNTKCLLADQWCINLPEAIGIVIGAFLILTTLTCIIITSKNRIVSPRPFSRLQLQYDDDDSLIG; from the exons ATGAACTTGATGTTGTTATTACTTTTTTCTGGAATAGTCGCTTGTTGTGCTCACTCTACTGGTGATTCGACATCCAGGTTGCTCCTCGTGTCCTTTGATGGCTTCAGGGCTGATTACTTGGAAACCTATaaacttcctcatcttcaggaGTTCATTGAGGATGGTGTGCTCGTAAAAGAAGTTATGAATGCGTTTATCACCAAGACGTTCCCAAACCATTACACCATAGTGACAGGTTTATATGAAGAAAGCCATGGCATTGTGGCTAATGACATGTACGACGTGGGTACCAAGAAAAAGTTTTCCCAGTTCAATGATTCAGATCCCTTCTGGTGGAATGAAGCGGTTCCGATTTGGGTAACAAATCAACAGCAGGGAAATGGAGCAAGTGCTGCTGCAATGTGGCCTGGTACTGATGTGAAAATTAACAATACAACCCCTCAGTTCTTTATGAAGTATAACTTTTCAGTAACGTTTGAGGAGAGAGTGGAAAAAATTGTTGCGTGGCTGAACAGCTCTAATCCAGTGGTCAATTTTGCTACGTTATACTGGGAAGAACCAGATGCAAGTGGGCACAACTATGGACCAGATGACACTGAAAACATGCGCAAAGTATTAGAAGAAGTGGATAATCATATTGGTTTCCTTACTGATAAATTGAAGGCATTAGGTTTGTGGGACACTATTAATATCATCATAACAAGTGATCATGGAATGGCCTcctgttctccaaagaagctgattaTCCTGGACAAATGCATTGGTCGCAACAACTACACTCTGATAGACAGGAGTCCAGTTGCTGCAGTGCTGCCAAGGCAGA atGAAAAATATGTGTATAACTTACTGAAAAAATGTGACGATCATTTGAAAGTGTATCTTAAAGAAGAAATTCCAGAGAGATTTCATTATCGTCATAATAAGAGAATTCAACCCATCCTTCTGGTTGCGGACGAAGGCTGGACAATTGTACAAAATGAGTCACTTTCAAaac TAGGTGACCATGGCTATGACAACGCTCTCCCAAGCATGCATCCCTTCCTGGCCGCCCGCGGGCCTGCTTTCCATCGGGGTTACAAGCACAGCACGATAAACAACGTTGACATTTATCCCATGATGTGCCACATCCTGGGACTGACACCACGGCCCCACAATGGCACTTTCAGTAACACCAAGTGCTTGCTCGCTGACCAGTGGTGCATAAATCTTCCAGAAGCTATCGGGATAGTTATTGGGGCTTTTCTGATATTGACCACTTTAACCTGTATTATAATAACCTCAAAGAATAGAATAGTTTCCCCAAGACCATTTTCCAGGCTTCAGTTACAATACGATGATGATGATTCTTTAATCGGATAG
- the ENPP4 gene encoding bis(5'-adenosyl)-triphosphatase ENPP4 isoform X3, producing the protein MNLMLLLLFSGIVACCAHSTGDSTSRLLLVSFDGFRADYLETYKLPHLQEFIEDGVLVKEVMNAFITKTFPNHYTIVTGLYEESHGIVANDMYDVGTKKKFSQFNDSDPFWWNEAVPIWVTNQQQGNGASAAAMWPGTDVKINNTTPQFFMKYNFSVTFEERVEKIVAWLNSSNPVVNFATLYWEEPDASGHNYGPDDTENMRKVLEEVDNHIGFLTDKLKALGLWDTINIIITSDHGMASCSPKKLIILDKCIGRNNYTLIDRSPVAAVLPRQNEKYVYNLLKKCDDHLKVYLKEEIPERFHYRHNKRIQPILLVADEGWTIVQNESLSKPTDLWWSSEVLFNFGMRNGGRRKLRMLMIERKREHGGWGNTAEDQYG; encoded by the exons ATGAACTTGATGTTGTTATTACTTTTTTCTGGAATAGTCGCTTGTTGTGCTCACTCTACTGGTGATTCGACATCCAGGTTGCTCCTCGTGTCCTTTGATGGCTTCAGGGCTGATTACTTGGAAACCTATaaacttcctcatcttcaggaGTTCATTGAGGATGGTGTGCTCGTAAAAGAAGTTATGAATGCGTTTATCACCAAGACGTTCCCAAACCATTACACCATAGTGACAGGTTTATATGAAGAAAGCCATGGCATTGTGGCTAATGACATGTACGACGTGGGTACCAAGAAAAAGTTTTCCCAGTTCAATGATTCAGATCCCTTCTGGTGGAATGAAGCGGTTCCGATTTGGGTAACAAATCAACAGCAGGGAAATGGAGCAAGTGCTGCTGCAATGTGGCCTGGTACTGATGTGAAAATTAACAATACAACCCCTCAGTTCTTTATGAAGTATAACTTTTCAGTAACGTTTGAGGAGAGAGTGGAAAAAATTGTTGCGTGGCTGAACAGCTCTAATCCAGTGGTCAATTTTGCTACGTTATACTGGGAAGAACCAGATGCAAGTGGGCACAACTATGGACCAGATGACACTGAAAACATGCGCAAAGTATTAGAAGAAGTGGATAATCATATTGGTTTCCTTACTGATAAATTGAAGGCATTAGGTTTGTGGGACACTATTAATATCATCATAACAAGTGATCATGGAATGGCCTcctgttctccaaagaagctgattaTCCTGGACAAATGCATTGGTCGCAACAACTACACTCTGATAGACAGGAGTCCAGTTGCTGCAGTGCTGCCAAGGCAGA atGAAAAATATGTGTATAACTTACTGAAAAAATGTGACGATCATTTGAAAGTGTATCTTAAAGAAGAAATTCCAGAGAGATTTCATTATCGTCATAATAAGAGAATTCAACCCATCCTTCTGGTTGCGGACGAAGGCTGGACAATTGTACAAAATGAGTCACTTTCAAaac CTACTGACTTGTGGTGGAGTAGCGAAGTCCTTTTCAACTTTGGCATGAGGAATGGAGGAAGGAGAAAACTGAGAATGTTGATGattgaaaggaaaagagaacatgGGGGATGGGGAAATACGGCTGAAGACCAGTATGGGTAA